CCATCGGAAAAATTCTCTATCTGCCTCAGGAAGGACTCGTCGGCGAGATCAATACCGGAGAGAACTGGAAACGGGAGAAACTCGCATCCGAAAAAAAGAATGAACCGGAGGAGTTTGGCGACTTTTTCGGCATCGGCAATTTCGCCATGGCAAGGATCATCACCAGGGATCAATTGCCTGAAAGCGTCAGGAAGAGCAAACAGGCCACAGAGGGAACATTCTTTCTTGAGCTCGCCCACTCCCCCAGCCTTACCTATCCCAAGCCAAAATTCACGGAGAGAGACCTCTCCTTTGGCATCCTGCTGGATCCTGAACACTCCTATATTCCGCTAAGCGAAGTGCACCTGCAAAAAATCTTAGAGAACCTCTACACCGCCCGCTTCAACGTCAAAAATCAATTTGCCAAAAGATACAGCGTAGAGAACGGACCCTTCACACCCTCAAACCCTAAAATGACGGGCATACCCGACGGCACATACGAGTTTTACTACGGCAAGGCCCACCAGATCGGCTTTTGGGGAATATCAAAAGAGCTGCCTCAAAGCTCCCCGCTCTACAACAAGGACCCTCGTTATATTAAACTCTTGTTTAACCAGGGCATTGATTTTTTAAATTTTTATGAGCCCAGCGCCGATGGAAACCGCCTGTTTCCCCATCGCTACGCCTATTTCCGCGACGGAAACCTCTATCTGATGGGATCGCCCATTCTGACTAAAGACGATCCAGTTCTAAAAGAGTTTGTCAAAAAGGAAAAAGAAAAGCAGTCTCTTTCACCCAAGGACAGGCCCTACAGGCCATTCATCGACCGGGGTGCTCCCATTAAAGAGGGCAAGTTTGACCGCGATTTCATCGAAAAATTCGGATTGAGCATCCCGGAAAAACACTACTTTGTGCTCGGCGACAATCACGCCATGAGCGCCGATAGCCGTATCTTTGGCTTTGTTCCGGAGAGCAACCTGCAGGGAGCGCCGAGTCTTTTGATCTGGCCGCCCGGCGAGCGGTTCGGCTTTCCTAATCAGCAACCCTACCCTTTTCTCAATACCCCCCGTCTCATCGTCTGGGGAATTTTCCTCCTGCTCGTAGCTGCCTACCTTCTTTACAGAAAGAGAGAGAGGAGC
This DNA window, taken from Estrella lausannensis, encodes the following:
- the lepB gene encoding signal peptidase I, which gives rise to MCALPFFSKNKGYTLSKSHHILSHAYGLYKKKGRSLAKEALQSFEQKLQELDQACLGKDRQKASELAQWVERFIANHFKKNFFDYFKEFAVALLLALAIATVVRQSWFEIYEIPTGSMRPTFKEQDDLTVSKTAFGINIPLKTKHFYFDPALVERGGVIIFSGDGIDLPDTDTTYFGLFPAKKRYTKRMIGKPGDHLYFYGGKIYGIDKNGHEIRELLEAKSMQQLEHIPFLSFEGKPASLSSTEIVLKHMNMPIGKILYLPQEGLVGEINTGENWKREKLASEKKNEPEEFGDFFGIGNFAMARIITRDQLPESVRKSKQATEGTFFLELAHSPSLTYPKPKFTERDLSFGILLDPEHSYIPLSEVHLQKILENLYTARFNVKNQFAKRYSVENGPFTPSNPKMTGIPDGTYEFYYGKAHQIGFWGISKELPQSSPLYNKDPRYIKLLFNQGIDFLNFYEPSADGNRLFPHRYAYFRDGNLYLMGSPILTKDDPVLKEFVKKEKEKQSLSPKDRPYRPFIDRGAPIKEGKFDRDFIEKFGLSIPEKHYFVLGDNHAMSADSRIFGFVPESNLQGAPSLLIWPPGERFGFPNQQPYPFLNTPRLIVWGIFLLLVAAYLLYRKRERSRPVFKKVGFKS